A window of Pyrobaculum aerophilum str. IM2 contains these coding sequences:
- a CDS encoding PaRep2b protein — MIEIVRHDLEEGLRALLSNAELREELREKALRLLDEMKISVQGADKSEKGRERVEDTRNKIKERIEKFLTELRLGENSSVCLVNCQFGEPVLTYKHEPYARIIAPLVHYIASNAPEEEVMRFLAYAVLFDGSIEHDRVSLMLGNFHVKEASKRLPLDMYDKIALYIILAAKYGVGIRTIFVGEYETILYFDRKYVAKMFSLVWGDLTTLWRLGRTLVSRADHIFKKLENIRMYVEEFANRLKIVCILKSFSNTIPYVTLLFWEDSWREFARIYIKWCRNKLCAYFRGAKEKAKRAASVLSALGATVIVKKYDGEWRVALKADSITAVRRTEWLDAVRALVEELHRRGIISGRQRRRLLREIDAGPNVVEMAGVEFTVRTKGRQIIIKRESLLAEVINSTVETLKSAGLEEGAHFIAKRPDGSSLGYVYISVPTGLWQLEELRRQGIDWADRALKRLEEIAKARGFYDVLQKHLRLAREAETVNPRGLVVEDPGAGVRAEIRDVRVEWTGRRPRVVIEYEAGGQIKSFSFIWGLKTRRAIVATVKLNAERALLLAALTGDGRLKGKRGALQLHAKHLLALTKYKGVGLSPVFSLPVSRLFTDILPWLVQWRGCAIWGLIT, encoded by the coding sequence GTGATCGAGATAGTTAGGCATGATTTAGAGGAGGGGCTAAGGGCCTTGCTGAGCAACGCTGAGCTGAGGGAGGAGCTTAGGGAAAAGGCGTTAAGACTCCTTGACGAGATGAAAATCTCAGTTCAAGGCGCAGACAAGAGTGAAAAGGGTAGAGAGAGGGTAGAGGACACAAGGAATAAGATAAAGGAGCGTATAGAGAAGTTCTTAACCGAGTTGAGGCTTGGAGAGAACAGTTCCGTCTGTCTTGTCAACTGTCAATTCGGCGAGCCCGTGCTGACGTATAAGCACGAGCCGTACGCCCGCATAATTGCGCCGTTAGTACATTACATCGCCTCAAACGCGCCGGAGGAGGAGGTCATGAGATTCCTAGCATATGCTGTACTTTTCGACGGAAGCATAGAACACGACAGAGTATCCCTCATGCTGGGCAATTTCCACGTAAAGGAGGCGTCAAAACGTCTCCCGCTTGATATGTACGACAAAATCGCTCTGTATATAATCCTCGCCGCGAAATACGGCGTGGGTATCAGGACAATTTTCGTCGGGGAGTATGAGACAATATTGTACTTTGACAGGAAGTATGTTGCAAAAATGTTCTCCCTTGTGTGGGGAGATCTCACAACCCTGTGGAGATTAGGCAGAACGCTGGTATCACGCGCCGATCACATTTTCAAGAAGCTTGAAAACATTAGGATGTATGTTGAAGAGTTTGCAAACAGGCTGAAAATTGTCTGCATTCTAAAGAGTTTCTCAAACACAATCCCCTATGTAACGTTGTTGTTCTGGGAGGACAGCTGGCGGGAATTTGCACGTATATACATTAAATGGTGTCGGAATAAGCTGTGCGCTTACTTTAGGGGCGCCAAGGAAAAGGCAAAGCGCGCGGCTTCTGTGCTTAGCGCACTGGGCGCCACAGTGATAGTAAAGAAGTATGACGGGGAGTGGCGCGTCGCCCTTAAGGCGGACTCCATTACTGCCGTCCGCCGGACAGAATGGCTCGACGCAGTCCGCGCCCTCGTGGAGGAACTACACAGGAGGGGCATAATAAGCGGGCGACAAAGGAGGCGATTGCTGAGGGAGATCGACGCCGGACCCAACGTGGTAGAGATGGCGGGGGTAGAATTCACCGTTAGAACAAAGGGCAGGCAGATCATAATAAAGCGCGAATCACTGTTGGCGGAGGTCATAAATTCGACAGTAGAGACACTCAAATCTGCCGGTCTCGAGGAGGGCGCCCACTTCATTGCGAAAAGGCCTGATGGCAGTAGCTTGGGCTACGTGTACATAAGTGTGCCGACCGGGCTGTGGCAACTGGAGGAGTTAAGGAGACAGGGTATAGACTGGGCCGACAGAGCGCTAAAGCGCCTGGAGGAGATTGCAAAGGCCAGAGGCTTCTACGACGTGCTACAAAAGCACTTAAGATTGGCCAGGGAAGCGGAGACCGTTAATCCGCGGGGACTGGTAGTAGAGGATCCTGGGGCGGGCGTCAGGGCCGAAATTAGAGACGTGAGGGTGGAGTGGACTGGCCGGAGGCCGAGAGTCGTGATCGAATACGAGGCGGGCGGACAGATCAAGTCGTTCTCCTTTATCTGGGGGCTGAAGACGCGGAGGGCAATTGTGGCAACTGTGAAACTAAACGCTGAAAGGGCCCTACTCTTGGCCGCCCTGACTGGCGACGGGAGGCTGAAGGGGAAGAGGGGGGCTTTACAGCTCCACGCCAAGCACTTGCTCGCCCTGACCAAGTACAAGGGCGTGGGTTTGTCCCCCGTTTTTTCCCTCCCGGTTTCACGGCTCTTTACAGATATCCTCCCGTGGCTGGTTCAGTGGCGGGGATGTGCTATTTGGGGATTGATTACCTAG
- a CDS encoding M48 family metallopeptidase: MQGLELIEFLKRRYKKESYKAALVGAYRDGRLVDPPPLQTGLYFLLTPIALSVIPLIAVKDVFIQWALGVAVIIASYLIFYFYLRRKCFVPDAVKVVRTNFGDVEYLRRHKLEILENPGVLPGDYEFYYAPVNVCVAWDKRANAFTLDGPRGPVIYFTTGIFARLSPEELQAVLEHERGHVAFKHTHKLLAFLVAEYSLRLPLVHLLYAKVSIMLLAVHLIGVVLVYAAMLQAFEFEADKYAASKHREKLASALVKLDWNGIVEAALNPLAARLTLLARTHPLTVDRLRKLHAIPN, encoded by the coding sequence GTGCAGGGATTAGAACTCATAGAGTTTTTAAAAAGGCGTTATAAGAAAGAGAGCTATAAGGCGGCTTTAGTCGGAGCTTACAGAGACGGGAGGCTTGTTGACCCCCCACCCCTTCAGACAGGCCTTTACTTCTTACTAACGCCCATAGCCCTTTCAGTAATTCCGTTAATAGCTGTAAAAGACGTGTTCATACAATGGGCTTTAGGCGTAGCGGTAATTATAGCATCGTATTTAATTTTCTATTTCTACTTAAGGAGGAAGTGTTTTGTACCAGATGCCGTTAAAGTAGTGAGGACTAACTTCGGAGACGTGGAGTACTTGAGGAGGCATAAACTTGAAATTTTAGAAAACCCCGGAGTTTTACCAGGCGACTACGAGTTTTACTACGCCCCCGTCAACGTCTGCGTTGCCTGGGACAAAAGGGCCAACGCCTTTACTCTAGACGGCCCCCGGGGCCCCGTTATTTATTTTACCACGGGCATATTCGCCAGGCTTTCCCCAGAGGAGTTGCAGGCAGTGTTAGAACACGAGAGGGGCCACGTGGCGTTTAAACATACTCATAAACTACTGGCCTTCCTAGTGGCTGAGTACAGCCTCAGACTCCCGCTGGTGCATTTATTATACGCCAAGGTCTCAATAATGTTGCTGGCTGTGCACTTAATAGGCGTGGTTCTGGTCTACGCCGCCATGTTACAAGCCTTTGAATTCGAGGCGGATAAATACGCCGCCTCAAAACACAGAGAAAAGCTGGCCTCGGCCTTAGTCAAGCTTGACTGGAACGGCATAGTGGAGGCAGCGCTCAACCCCTTGGCGGCAAGGCTAACGCTACTAGCCCGCACCCACCCCCTCACGGTAGACAGGCTTAGGAAACTACATGCAATTCCTAACTAG
- a CDS encoding BtpA/SgcQ family protein has protein sequence MIIGVLHLLPIDDPEFFNHAVRNARRLEEAGADAIIVENYYDTPFKPYADFPRAVAVAAAVRDVVREVSIPVGVNLLRNACRKAAVIARYAGGRFIRCNAYTDVVLTESGLLLPQAPYIKGVKVLADVHVKHGMTVYPPTLAEAVETASTRAAPDAIVITGRKTGEPPDPVEIATARAHTDLPVLAGSGICFNTLNLLKIVDGAIIGTCLKSGREVDLEKAARLIKEARQVLKPRRALVLR, from the coding sequence ATGATTATAGGGGTACTACACCTCCTTCCCATTGACGACCCCGAGTTTTTTAACCACGCCGTTCGGAACGCAAGGAGGCTGGAAGAGGCAGGCGCAGACGCCATTATAGTTGAAAATTACTACGACACGCCCTTCAAGCCTTATGCAGACTTTCCCAGAGCCGTGGCCGTCGCGGCGGCAGTGCGGGACGTTGTGAGAGAGGTTTCAATTCCCGTCGGCGTAAACCTCTTGAGAAACGCTTGTAGAAAAGCGGCAGTAATAGCTCGGTACGCAGGCGGCAGGTTTATCCGCTGTAATGCATATACAGACGTCGTCCTCACAGAGTCCGGCCTCCTACTGCCCCAAGCGCCTTATATAAAAGGCGTAAAGGTACTGGCTGACGTGCACGTAAAACACGGCATGACGGTATACCCGCCCACGCTGGCCGAGGCCGTAGAGACGGCGTCGACAAGGGCGGCGCCAGACGCCATAGTTATAACCGGCAGGAAGACGGGAGAGCCCCCGGACCCGGTGGAAATAGCGACGGCGAGAGCCCACACAGACCTCCCAGTTCTGGCGGGCAGCGGGATTTGCTTCAACACCCTAAATCTCTTGAAAATAGTAGACGGGGCCATTATCGGCACGTGTCTTAAGTCAGGCCGGGAGGTGGATTTAGAAAAAGCCGCGAGGCTGATAAAAGAGGCCAGGCAAGTCTTAAAGCCGAGGAGAGCGCTTGTCTTACGGTAA
- a CDS encoding sugar phosphate nucleotidyltransferase: MAECGIILAGGFATRLRPLSYTKPKPLFPILGRPVIDWVIEKVSEVAEPVISARYLSYIIRNHVNAKWGGRVRVVEEDRPLGDGGAVVNVIKSLGLRGPVIVANGDVFTDISIREMWDFHKKMGGAVTIALIEVPPEEIGRFGIAVLEGERVKRFVEKPKEPVGSNLANAGIYIFEPEAIAQFPDINSGELKIAKHIIPKLMQKFDIYGYVHRGLWFDIGTHGDYLKANFAALERCNCHREVPGVKIIPPVYIGEGAVVGPGSVLGPYVVIGNGSRLGPNVRIRESVLMDGVVAEAGAYVAKSIIGEGVVLGKWTRVIEAVVADGVYIRDEVLVGRGASIGPNREVEQDVKEGEILP, translated from the coding sequence GTGGCTGAGTGTGGCATTATACTCGCGGGGGGGTTCGCGACGAGGCTGAGGCCGCTTAGCTACACTAAGCCGAAGCCGTTATTTCCCATCTTGGGCAGGCCCGTAATTGACTGGGTTATTGAAAAAGTAAGCGAGGTGGCTGAGCCTGTAATCTCGGCGAGGTACTTATCGTATATAATAAGAAATCACGTCAATGCCAAATGGGGCGGCAGAGTGCGCGTCGTCGAGGAGGATAGGCCTTTGGGAGACGGCGGGGCGGTTGTAAATGTAATTAAAAGCTTGGGCTTGAGGGGGCCGGTTATAGTGGCCAACGGGGACGTGTTTACGGATATATCTATAAGGGAAATGTGGGATTTTCACAAAAAGATGGGGGGAGCCGTGACAATAGCCCTTATTGAAGTGCCCCCTGAGGAGATCGGCAGGTTCGGCATAGCAGTATTAGAGGGGGAGCGGGTTAAGAGGTTTGTAGAAAAGCCCAAGGAGCCCGTGGGGAGCAATTTGGCGAATGCCGGTATTTACATATTTGAGCCCGAGGCCATTGCCCAATTCCCCGATATAAACTCGGGGGAGTTGAAAATAGCCAAGCACATAATACCTAAGTTAATGCAAAAATTCGACATTTACGGCTACGTGCACAGGGGGCTGTGGTTTGATATAGGAACTCACGGGGATTATTTAAAGGCGAATTTCGCCGCGTTGGAGAGGTGTAATTGCCACAGAGAAGTGCCGGGGGTTAAGATAATCCCCCCTGTTTATATAGGCGAGGGCGCCGTCGTGGGACCGGGCAGCGTCCTAGGCCCCTACGTAGTGATTGGAAACGGCAGCAGGCTGGGGCCTAACGTGAGAATTCGAGAAAGCGTCTTAATGGACGGCGTAGTGGCCGAGGCGGGGGCGTACGTGGCTAAGTCTATAATTGGGGAGGGAGTCGTCCTTGGGAAATGGACTAGAGTAATCGAGGCCGTGGTGGCAGACGGCGTCTATATACGCGACGAAGTTCTCGTGGGGCGCGGCGCCTCAATTGGCCCCAATAGAGAAGTTGAACAGGACGTAAAAGAGGGGGAGATTTTACCGTAA
- a CDS encoding HIT domain-containing protein has translation MRVVYAPWRYRYIKSVGKGGCFLCSAAGEAGRDDENLVPYRGRHVFAILNKYPYTWGHVMVAPYRHISQFEEMTAEEWAEMIALAKKLAEAVSKLTGSRDFVIGLNIGRAAGAGLESHIHLHIIPKDTEVKADDLEKELIKLTRELRALL, from the coding sequence GTGAGAGTGGTGTACGCCCCGTGGAGGTACAGATACATTAAAAGCGTGGGTAAAGGCGGTTGCTTTCTCTGCTCAGCGGCAGGAGAGGCCGGTAGAGACGACGAGAACCTCGTGCCGTATAGGGGGAGGCACGTTTTCGCCATCCTTAACAAATATCCATACACCTGGGGCCACGTCATGGTGGCGCCGTACAGGCACATTTCCCAGTTTGAGGAAATGACGGCGGAGGAGTGGGCGGAGATGATCGCCTTGGCTAAAAAACTTGCCGAGGCCGTGTCAAAACTCACTGGGTCTAGGGACTTTGTAATAGGCCTTAATATCGGACGCGCCGCTGGGGCCGGGTTGGAGAGCCACATACATTTACATATTATTCCCAAGGATACAGAGGTAAAGGCCGACGACTTGGAGAAAGAGCTAATTAAACTCACTAGAGAGTTGAGGGCGTTGTTATGA
- a CDS encoding ATP-binding protein: protein MIKRICLDHFRGVINKCIELGRFTLVHGPPNSGKTTFFEALALLIQSRGEQWLALEGPLLIIHEPEDLHSGGDLTTPFVVEFTAEFEGGDITYGYKYATATNYVEQWVGRGGRLLAKMAKRGERGILTYPKEAELCVAPYAVMNEDVLITCEPLDDERIREAERALLELRVGLKDKFYLISGRRLAAWKYTYETHVDLMPLTSVGAEGQFTPHHLSRILTMSSYEAVRDALYNYLEIADIEDVRVGLVKTGRIALYVKKGGLWTNGYNAGNYTKAVLPVLLQMLLANEGSSVFIDDVDLAVPSGRAEVLLSALFEIARKRNLQLVASAKEPGFAEIAEKLGFTIAKL from the coding sequence ATGATTAAAAGAATTTGTCTAGACCACTTCCGCGGCGTGATTAATAAATGCATAGAGCTCGGCCGCTTTACTCTGGTGCACGGGCCTCCCAACTCGGGGAAGACCACGTTTTTCGAGGCCCTGGCGTTGTTAATTCAAAGCAGGGGGGAGCAGTGGCTTGCCCTAGAGGGGCCCCTCTTGATTATTCACGAGCCCGAGGACCTCCACAGCGGCGGCGATTTGACTACGCCGTTTGTCGTGGAGTTCACGGCGGAGTTTGAAGGCGGCGATATAACCTACGGCTATAAGTACGCCACGGCGACTAATTACGTGGAGCAGTGGGTTGGGAGAGGAGGCCGGCTGTTAGCGAAAATGGCAAAGAGGGGGGAGCGCGGAATTTTGACTTACCCGAAGGAGGCAGAGCTCTGCGTGGCTCCATACGCTGTAATGAACGAGGATGTGCTCATAACATGTGAGCCTTTAGACGACGAGAGAATTAGGGAGGCTGAGAGGGCGTTATTAGAGCTCAGAGTAGGCCTTAAGGATAAATTCTATTTAATCAGCGGGAGGAGACTCGCGGCGTGGAAATACACTTATGAGACGCACGTAGATCTCATGCCCCTAACAAGCGTGGGGGCCGAGGGGCAGTTCACGCCGCATCACCTCTCGAGAATTTTGACCATGTCCTCTTATGAGGCCGTGAGAGATGCGCTTTATAATTACTTAGAAATTGCGGATATTGAAGACGTCAGAGTTGGCCTCGTCAAAACCGGCCGCATAGCTCTATACGTCAAAAAAGGCGGTTTGTGGACAAATGGATATAACGCTGGGAATTACACGAAGGCGGTGTTGCCTGTATTGTTGCAAATGCTCCTCGCAAACGAGGGATCCTCAGTATTTATAGACGATGTGGATTTAGCAGTTCCCAGCGGAAGGGCCGAGGTCCTTTTAAGCGCCTTATTTGAAATCGCCCGTAAAAGGAATTTGCAACTAGTCGCCTCGGCGAAAGAACCCGGCTTCGCTGAGATCGCTGAGAAGCTCGGCTTTACTATAGCCAAGCTGTGA
- a CDS encoding PIN domain-containing protein produces MKLVLDTSALLYIVEHRLDIWELSEHEIYIPSAVLEELNALSRRSRKARVALQLLSLLKYKVVERGGPADKAVLETAVEEGAVLITGDTALAEEARRRGVPVAKFHKGQLAIY; encoded by the coding sequence GTGAAATTGGTGCTCGACACCTCTGCCCTATTATACATCGTGGAACACAGACTGGACATATGGGAACTCTCAGAACACGAAATTTACATCCCATCGGCGGTGTTGGAGGAGTTAAACGCCTTGAGCAGGAGGAGTAGAAAGGCCAGGGTCGCGCTTCAGCTCCTTTCCTTGTTAAAATATAAAGTCGTGGAAAGGGGAGGCCCCGCCGACAAAGCAGTGTTAGAAACAGCCGTTGAGGAGGGCGCGGTGTTAATAACCGGGGACACGGCGCTGGCCGAGGAGGCGAGGCGCAGGGGGGTTCCTGTTGCGAAATTTCATAAGGGCCAATTGGCCATTTACTAG
- a CDS encoding DNA-directed RNA polymerase — protein sequence MPFRLVEAEDYVRVPPTEFGKPLEDIALSQLKSRYEGKVLREVGYIVAVLNVKVGREGKIVFGDGGTYHRAVFTMLAFMPLDGEVVEGVVENAREMGMLVRIGPILGFINKIHIMDDPNIFFDASTKSYIGERTKRRVSVGDVVRARITGVSFTTPREGTDLLIRVTLTMRSPGLGKLEWVKEKKPAAKKA from the coding sequence GTGCCCTTCAGATTAGTAGAGGCTGAGGACTATGTAAGAGTGCCTCCCACAGAGTTCGGCAAGCCGCTTGAAGACATAGCTTTATCTCAGTTAAAATCCCGATATGAGGGCAAGGTTTTGAGAGAGGTTGGATACATCGTCGCTGTTTTAAACGTAAAAGTGGGGAGGGAGGGGAAGATAGTTTTCGGCGATGGGGGGACTTACCACAGGGCTGTCTTTACAATGTTGGCGTTTATGCCCCTAGACGGGGAGGTCGTTGAGGGCGTGGTGGAAAATGCCAGGGAGATGGGCATGTTAGTGAGAATAGGCCCCATTCTCGGCTTTATTAACAAAATCCACATAATGGACGACCCTAATATTTTCTTCGACGCAAGTACAAAAAGCTACATTGGGGAAAGGACAAAGAGGAGGGTCTCAGTGGGAGACGTGGTGCGGGCGCGCATCACTGGCGTGAGCTTCACAACGCCGCGAGAGGGGACGGATCTCCTCATAAGAGTCACGCTTACAATGAGGTCGCCCGGCCTCGGCAAGCTCGAGTGGGTTAAGGAAAAGAAGCCGGCGGCTAAGAAGGCATGA
- the spt4 gene encoding transcription elongation factor subunit Spt4, translating to MSTRKRTLSGYKACKRCKTVMPEDAKQCPNCGSEEFVFKWRGMIVVIDPQKSCIAKRLGLEKPGIYALELVEE from the coding sequence ATGAGCACGAGGAAGAGGACTTTAAGCGGCTATAAGGCTTGTAAGCGGTGTAAAACAGTAATGCCGGAGGATGCCAAACAGTGCCCCAACTGCGGATCTGAGGAGTTTGTTTTCAAGTGGAGGGGCATGATTGTAGTTATTGACCCCCAGAAATCTTGTATTGCCAAGAGGCTGGGGTTGGAAAAGCCGGGTATTTACGCCTTGGAGCTAGTGGAGGAATAG
- the alaS gene encoding alanine--tRNA ligase: MLSARVLKNTGFLRKQCPLCKSYFWTLRRDQEYCGDQPCVPYGFIGNPPTKISIDSLTELRERFLRFFERRGHARIKRYPVVARWRDDVYLVGASIYDFQPWVTSGAVPPPANPLVISQPSIRLTDVDKVGRSGRHLTGFEMMAHHAFNYPDKFIYWIDETAEYAYEFFTKELGIPPEEITFKESIWEGGGNAGECFEVLVRGLEVATLVFMHYEVKEGKYVELPLKIVDTGYGLERIYWLIRGTPTIYDAVFGPYLDKARRSLGFPEPPSELMGKASVYFGQMDPEVIGLEKAYDIIAEKIGVDPKWLREVFKPQEALYVLADHSRTVSWMIADGVIPSNSGAGYLARLLLRRILKNLKLVGVETPLVELFDMHLKELKADYPEVWEARNLILELVDIEERKYREILKSAPGVVKKAYEEARRRGRAGFDAEDLVSLYDSFGLPPEIVAETAKSLGVEVKIPDDFYSRLAARHAKREKQPEKTLVEMAKIADLPRTRELFYEDPYMKSFKAKVLRVIDGKYVVLDQTAFYAEGGGQPADIGILKHGGGAAKVVDVQRVGHVIVHVVEGEAPPEGSEVVGEIDWDRRYALMKMHTGTHVLIQSIRRVLGPHIWQAGAQKDIPASRIDVTHFKLPTAEEVAEIERLANSVVQANMPVHVKILPRNEAEAKYGFILYQGGVVPAREIRVVQIGPDEAPYDVQACGGTHLKSTGEIGLIKIQKVERIADGVVRFIFTTGLHALKYVQEIERQVAEAASLAGGNRDNLVDSVRRLLQRAEEAERKAQRYTELYAAEFVKNLKAEPVGKYRLAVVELEDEELAKKVAQIATGRDKELVLLVVGGGRVTVYTGGADVGPIVKALREVGFRGGGSRTFAQGVYSGDVKTLIDAVKRALA, translated from the coding sequence GTGCTGTCGGCGAGAGTTCTGAAAAACACCGGCTTCCTCCGGAAGCAGTGCCCCCTGTGTAAATCTTACTTCTGGACGCTCCGCCGCGATCAAGAGTACTGCGGAGATCAGCCCTGCGTGCCCTACGGCTTTATTGGAAACCCGCCGACAAAAATATCGATAGACTCGTTGACAGAGCTAAGGGAGAGGTTTTTGAGATTTTTCGAGAGGCGCGGACACGCCCGTATTAAGAGATACCCCGTGGTGGCGAGGTGGCGCGACGACGTATATCTAGTCGGCGCTTCTATATACGACTTCCAGCCGTGGGTGACAAGCGGAGCGGTGCCTCCACCCGCTAATCCTTTAGTTATATCCCAGCCCTCTATTAGGCTCACCGACGTGGACAAAGTGGGCAGAAGCGGGCGCCACCTCACGGGCTTTGAAATGATGGCGCACCACGCCTTTAACTACCCCGATAAGTTCATCTACTGGATTGACGAGACGGCTGAATACGCCTACGAGTTCTTCACTAAAGAGCTGGGAATTCCGCCCGAGGAAATCACGTTTAAAGAGTCTATATGGGAGGGCGGGGGCAACGCCGGCGAGTGTTTTGAGGTTTTAGTTAGGGGGCTGGAGGTGGCCACCCTAGTGTTCATGCATTACGAGGTGAAAGAGGGGAAATACGTAGAGCTTCCTCTAAAAATCGTCGACACCGGCTACGGACTTGAGCGGATTTACTGGCTAATAAGGGGAACACCAACGATTTACGATGCGGTGTTCGGCCCCTATTTAGATAAGGCCAGGCGTAGCCTAGGCTTTCCCGAGCCGCCTAGTGAGCTAATGGGCAAGGCTTCGGTTTACTTCGGCCAGATGGATCCAGAGGTCATAGGCCTTGAAAAGGCGTATGACATAATCGCGGAGAAAATAGGCGTTGACCCCAAGTGGTTGCGCGAAGTGTTTAAGCCGCAGGAGGCGCTTTACGTCTTGGCGGATCACAGCAGGACCGTCTCGTGGATGATCGCCGATGGGGTAATACCGTCAAACAGCGGCGCCGGGTATCTCGCCAGGCTGTTATTAAGGCGTATACTAAAGAACTTGAAATTAGTCGGCGTCGAGACTCCCTTAGTGGAGCTGTTTGACATGCACTTAAAAGAGCTTAAAGCCGATTACCCAGAGGTGTGGGAGGCGAGGAATCTTATTCTCGAACTCGTTGACATTGAGGAGAGGAAGTATAGAGAAATACTCAAATCTGCGCCCGGCGTAGTTAAAAAGGCCTATGAGGAGGCGAGGAGGAGGGGCCGGGCGGGTTTTGACGCAGAGGACTTAGTCTCGCTTTATGACAGCTTCGGCTTGCCTCCCGAGATTGTCGCCGAAACGGCGAAAAGCCTAGGCGTTGAGGTGAAAATACCTGACGACTTCTACTCTAGGCTTGCGGCTAGGCACGCCAAGAGGGAGAAACAGCCGGAGAAGACGTTAGTGGAAATGGCTAAAATCGCCGACCTTCCCAGGACTAGGGAGCTGTTCTACGAGGATCCCTATATGAAGAGCTTTAAGGCCAAGGTGTTGAGGGTGATTGACGGGAAATACGTCGTTTTAGACCAGACGGCGTTTTACGCGGAGGGCGGAGGCCAGCCCGCCGATATTGGAATATTGAAACACGGCGGGGGAGCGGCTAAAGTAGTGGACGTTCAGCGCGTAGGCCACGTCATAGTGCACGTAGTAGAGGGCGAGGCGCCGCCGGAGGGCAGCGAGGTGGTAGGGGAAATAGACTGGGATAGGAGATACGCCTTAATGAAAATGCACACGGGAACTCACGTGTTAATTCAAAGCATTAGAAGAGTGCTGGGGCCGCATATATGGCAGGCGGGGGCCCAGAAGGACATTCCCGCGAGCCGTATTGACGTTACTCACTTCAAACTGCCCACGGCAGAGGAGGTGGCGGAGATAGAGAGGCTTGCTAATTCAGTGGTCCAGGCCAACATGCCGGTACACGTTAAAATTCTGCCGCGTAACGAGGCAGAGGCTAAATACGGCTTTATTCTCTACCAAGGGGGAGTGGTGCCCGCGAGGGAGATAAGAGTAGTGCAAATTGGGCCGGACGAGGCGCCTTATGACGTGCAAGCTTGCGGAGGAACACATCTCAAATCCACTGGCGAAATAGGGCTTATCAAAATACAAAAAGTTGAGCGCATAGCCGACGGCGTTGTGCGTTTTATTTTCACCACTGGGCTACACGCGCTGAAGTACGTGCAAGAGATAGAGCGCCAAGTCGCTGAAGCGGCGTCGCTGGCCGGAGGGAATAGGGATAACCTAGTCGACTCTGTAAGGAGGCTTCTCCAAAGGGCGGAAGAGGCCGAGAGGAAGGCCCAGCGCTATACAGAGCTCTACGCGGCTGAGTTTGTGAAAAATCTCAAGGCCGAGCCAGTGGGCAAGTACCGGCTGGCCGTGGTTGAGCTAGAAGACGAAGAGCTGGCTAAAAAAGTGGCGCAAATAGCCACTGGCCGCGACAAAGAGCTAGTGCTTCTCGTCGTAGGGGGCGGCAGAGTTACTGTATACACTGGCGGAGCGGACGTAGGGCCTATTGTTAAAGCCCTGCGAGAGGTAGGGTTTAGGGGAGGGGGCTCGAGGACTTTTGCACAAGGCGTATATTCCGGCGACGTTAAAACTCTAATAGATGCCGTGAAGAGGGCGTTGGCATGA
- a CDS encoding nascent polypeptide-associated complex protein, whose protein sequence is MIPTSPRDLERVLKRMGIKVEEIDAAYAEIKLKNGEVIRINSPTVALVKMPNKLLLYQIQAPESAVQKVAPQTQPQTAEYTPSEEDIALVAEQTGAPREEVIKALIEAKGDLVQAAMKLLSKKQQK, encoded by the coding sequence ATGATTCCGACTAGCCCGCGGGATCTCGAGAGGGTGTTAAAACGAATGGGCATAAAAGTAGAGGAGATAGACGCGGCGTATGCAGAGATAAAATTAAAAAACGGCGAGGTTATTAGAATAAACAGCCCCACCGTGGCCCTGGTGAAAATGCCAAATAAGCTGTTGTTATACCAAATTCAAGCCCCGGAGAGCGCCGTCCAGAAAGTGGCTCCGCAGACACAGCCCCAGACTGCTGAATATACCCCCAGCGAAGAGGACATTGCGTTAGTCGCCGAGCAGACGGGCGCGCCGAGGGAGGAAGTAATCAAGGCGTTAATAGAGGCCAAGGGGGATTTAGTACAAGCAGCGATGAAGTTATTGTCTAAAAAACAACAGAAATAG